CGATCTGCGCTGGCAAGACAAGCAGGAATTAATGATTAGCAATAATCTCACTATTTTAGCCCAGCCAATTATCGAACATTTAGCCCTACTTGAGCAAAATCTTGAAAAGCGGATTGGTGAAGTTAATCGTCGCATTGCTGACGGAGAGAACGAACACTTTCAGATTAAGAAGCGTCGCAATAAAGTTAGTTGGAATCTCTTATATCCCTCAAGGTATCGATCTCATCAATGCACCGCTCTTTGATAGTTTAAAACAAGTTGATATTGCGAGTATTCTTCACTTTGTAGATCGACATTGCCATTTTATCAAAGCTTTCGAGCATGTATTAGGTCGTTATCATCGACAAGCTGTGGATGAGCATGTGATTATTGCTTGTTTGATTGCTTGGGGTAATAATATGGGTATGGGTAGGATGGGTCAAATCTCTGATATTAGCTATCAACTTCTTAGCACTACCTCGGAGAATTTTATTCGATTAGAAACGCTCAAAGATGCAAACGACCTGATTAGTAATGCGATTGCTGAGTTATCGATATTTCATCATTATGATATCGGGAATCTCCTTCATTCTAGTAGTGACGGACAGAAATTTGAAGCTCGAATTAATACAATTAATTCACGTCACTCTCCTAAGTATTTTGGACTGAATAAGGGTGTTGTCTCGTACACGCTCGTTGCTAATCATATTCCGGTTAATGCCAGGATTATTGGGGCTAATGAGCATGAGAGCCACTTTGTGTTTGATATCTTATTTAACAATACGACTGATATTCAGCCGAATATCCATTCCACTGATACTCACGGTACGAATGAGATTAATTTTGCGGTACTGCATTCGTTTGGTTATCAATTTGCTCCTCGCTATAAAGATATATATGACAAGGTTAGCAAATCTCTATACGGATTTCAACATCCCAGTAACTATGATAAGGATTGCGTCATCAAGCCAATTCGTAAAATTAATACTGAATTAATTGTGGAGGAATGGGAGAATATTCAACGCATTATGGTTTCACTAGCAGTGAAGGAAACTACTCAAAGCATAATTGTAGGTAAACTCAGTGCTTATGCGCGGAAGAATAAGACTAGACGGGCTTTGTGGGAATATGACAATATTTTAAAAAGTTTATATTTGCTTGATTATATTGACTCTTTACCGTTGCGTCAAAATGTTCAGCGGGCATTGAATCGAGGCGAAAGTTATCATCAGTTACGCCGAGCTATCTCACATGCTAATTTTGGGAAGCTCCGCTTTAAGTCTGAGTTAGAGCAACAACTATGGAGCGAGTGCGGACGTTTGATTGCTAATTGCATTCTTTATTACAATGCCAGGATTTTGTCTAGTGTTCTCGAACATCGAGAGCAGCTTGGAGATCTTCAAGGGGTTGAAGACTTGAGACAGATTTCTCCTGTTGCTTGGCAGCACATTAATTTGTATGGTCGTTATGAGTTTCGCAAGTTTGCTGATTCGATCGATCTCGATGCGATCGTTGAGCAGCTAACCCAAGCCCCGTCTCGTTAATTTCCAGAATCCCCCTTTTCGAGGGTTTATACAAAAAACCCCAAGCTGTAAAAAATTAAATCCTTTCTATGAGTTTAATGATGATAGTACCAGAACGAGGAAGAATGTGATGTCACCTGAAGTAGCTCAGGCGTTAACAAAAGCTTTCAAGAATGTAGTACAAGAAGGTACTGGTAAAAATGCCCAGATTTCACTAGAAGTAGCTGGAAAGACTGGAACTACCGACGAGAATCGGAATGTGTGGTTTATCGGCTTTATACCTGAGAAACATGTTGTAACAGGTATATGGCTAGGAAACGAAAATCAAAAGCCGTTAGGGGACAGTTCCAAGCTAGCAGCCAAGCTTTGGGCTAACTATATGGGGTCTATCTATGGGAACAAGCAGCAAGCACCCAGAACGATTGCCCCCAGTCAGACATAAATTTATGACTCTGTATCGGTAGTGGCGATTGACAAACAAACTACCATTTTACAGAGCAGTGTTTCCCCACCGTTCTTTTTATTTGAGTCTGGGCTACATCCCTCATATTAAAGACTGATACATTTTGCACTGTTTTGGGCACTATATTACTATGTTGTAATTTAATATCGTCTGGGGTCATCTAATTCAATGGTTAGTACTAATAGTTCTAAACTCAATACTCCTAAGAGTGTATACACAAAAAAGCGTTGTCCAGTCATATTTTTAATTGATGTGTCCGGTTCGATGCTTGGGAATAAAAATGATAGTTCTCCACCAATCGATCGTTTGAATAAAGCTTTAGATACCTGTATAAGAAAACTTAGAAATGATAATGAAACTAATGATATTGCAGAAGTTTGTATTATATCATTTTCGCAAAAAATATCAATAGTTCGAGATTTTACATTGTGTGAAGATATTGAGACTCCAATATTAACAGCGAGTGGAACGACTCCGAAATTTTTTGAAGTTATCGAGGAAGGAATAAATCAACTTCAATCGTATCTCGATCGAATAGAAAAAGAGGGTTCTTATAAGCTCTGTCAGCCAATGATTATGTTTATGACAGATGGGCAACCAACTCTTGCTGATGGCAAAAATATTACGGACATGGAAGTATTGAATAATTCATGTGATGAAATAAGAAATAAGTTGCAAAGTGTGAAAACTAAAAATTTATCAAAACTAAAGCCTCAATTACATGCATTTTCTGTTGGGCAAGCTAGTGATAATTCAAATTATATTTTGAAAAGATTAGCAGGCGAACATAATTCGTATTTTTTAGAAGGTTATAATTTTGATAACTTATTTGACTGGATTTCAAAAAGTATTGAGATGGCTTCTCAAGGAAGAGAAGTCCCAAATTACAATTAAAGTATTGACAAAAAAGTTAAAAACAATATTTTAAGCTATATTGATATCTGTCTCAATAGGGTTTCTTTTTGATGAATTTGGCTCGATTTATCATAGTAAAAATTAATATTTTAGTGTGATTTTTGAAATAATACTAGCCGTAAATTTCATTTATCAAAATTCTGAATAAATGTTCTTCCTTACTTAATACTTTTAGCAAAATGAATAATTTTAACATAGTTAAATCTATTAATATAGGTAGCCGCCATCAAGAAAGTAACCAGTCTTGTCAAGATCATGCAGACTACAAGTTTATTTGTGAAAATCAAATATTAATTGCTGCTGTATCTGATGGTTTGGGTAGTGCAGAGTACTCAGGAGACGGCTCAAAACTAGCCGTAGAGACAGCAATAATAGAACTGGAATATCAACTAAAACAACATGTCAATAATTTAAATAATATATCTGGTAATGAAGAACAAGCTAAAACTATCTTTACTCATGTTCTTAAAAGTGTACAAGAGCGTTTGCGAAAGCGTTCGAGAGAACTGATAGGAAATACTCGAAGCAACGATCGTAGCTACTACCGAGGTAAAGAATTAGATTGTACTTTATTAGCAGTTGCTATAGCGAAAGATTTTATCATTGCAATACAAATAGGTGATGGAATGATTGTTAGTCATAATTTTGAAGCAAATGATTACTGTATTTTGCTCGACTCAACACAGGACATAGTTTGTGGTAGAACACTAACGGTTATGCATCCTGAATGTATAGTCAAAGAAGTAAAACTATATTACAACAAAATTTTGTCTGAGCAAATATTAGAAAATATTCATATTATTGGTGCCAATAATATGAATAGTGAATCATCTAAGCGAATATCAAAAGAAATTCAGATTTATACTAGTAATAATGTTCCCAGTTTTATTTGTATGGCTACTGATGGAATTGAAGATTTTGCTTTTGAAGGAATGTGCAATTCAAAATATATATTATATCAACCTCTTTTTCAATCTATCGACCATTTAATGAAGGATAACAAACAATCAGATTGTCAAGATTTTATAGATAGAGAAATTAAAAGCGAAGAATGGCAAAAATGTGGTACTGATGATAAAACAATGTTGATAATTAGTAGGCCGCAATCTAACTAAAGGTGTATTTTATATAATTATGCCAACTTATACGCAAAATGTGCAAGTTAAATTAGATAAATCTGGCGAAACTTTTTCTCTTCTAGATAAGATTGGAAGTGGCAGTGAAGGTGAAGTTTGGACGTTAAGTAAATCGCAAAAGTTAGTCAAGCTATATTCTCAAGATTATACTTGTCTGCACCAACGTATTGACAAAATTCGTTATATGGTAAATAATCCACTAGCAGAAGAATTGCTAAAAGATGGAGATCATATTAACATTGCTTGGCCTGAAGAACTAGTCAAAGATGCTATTACAGGTGAATATATAGGTTTTGCCATGTCTAAAATAGCAGGTGAAGTTGAAAAATTATCTGTTATATGTAAATCCACTAAAGTTTTTAGTAATAGAGATGCATTCAATCACTTTAGCTGGCTGACACAGCATATTATTCTGGAAAATTTAACTAGCTTAGTTAATAAAATTCACGATATTGAAGAATATATCATTGGAGATTTACAATCTAGAAATATCTTATTTAATAAAAATACATTCAAAATTTCTATTGTAGATGTAGATTCTTTTGTAATAAAAAATAGTCCGTATCACGATCGTCAATTTGTGGTACCGAAATATCAAGCTCCTGAGTTGTCTGAGCCAAATTCTCAGCAGACAGTATATTCTGATAACTTCAGTTTGGCACATTTAATCCATGAAATGCTGCTTTTTACAGAGCCATTTCAGGATGAAGATTCATGTATGGCAGATATATATACTAGTAAATGGGTATTCGATCCTTCCATAAAGAAGTTACCTAATGAAAATCCATTCTATATACTTCATGAAAATCTCCAGCATTGCTTTTTGACAGCTTTTCACGAAGGGATGGAGCATCCAGATCGGCGACCAACAGCTAATGAATGGCATGAAGCAATAGTTTTAGCTATTAAAGATTTGGAAGACTGCTCTCACAATCTTAGGCACCAATATATCAAAGCAAAAACTTGTTACTGGTGTGAATCGGGAGAATTTGATATTCTTTCAAACGATCGATCTATTTACTATACGAAAACTGCTTGGAATAGCCGACTCAAGTTTGAACGACAAATATCTGGTATTGACGAATCTATTATATCGATAGAGCGACAATTTAGTGACTGTGAAAACAAGTTAATTAGTTACGTTAATCAAGTTCAAGGTAATTACGAGAACTTTTCTAATTTTTCAGAAAAATATGTATTTGATGATTTCTCTGATTTTTCAGAGCGAGAAATAGAAAAGATAAATAAGTTACTTGAATTTGAAAAAAGAGTAATTTTTGATTTAGGAGATTTTGAGTTTATAAAGTCTAAGCTTTTAAATAATAGAGATATAATTACTAATTATAAAAACGCAATCGATAAATTATTGTCTGAATACAAAAATGGTAATTATCAAGAAATATGTCAATATGTAGAAAGATTAAAGCCATTATCAACTATTAGCTTAAATACAAAGAATGAGATTAAAAATATAATTTTAAGTCGTTATAGCAATGCAAGCAGTGTGATAGAACAAATTGCCCTTGAAGAATTATATGAGTCGATTGTCAGGGAATTAAATTTAATTAAGATTGAACCTGAGCCTACACCTATAGCCAACTCAGGTTCAGGAAAAATAAAATCGTTAACGACCCCAGAAGCAAGGAAAAAAGTTCCAAATAGGCGCGAAGACATTTCTTATCCATCATTAATTGGAGAAGGCATTTATAATATATTATTAATTATAGGTGTAGGTGTTGTGGTTGCTCTACCATTTGTATGGGTATATTTTGCCTTCCTTAGTCCAAGAACAGATCCTGGA
This is a stretch of genomic DNA from Chamaesiphon minutus PCC 6605. It encodes these proteins:
- a CDS encoding protein phosphatase 2C domain-containing protein; amino-acid sequence: MNNFNIVKSINIGSRHQESNQSCQDHADYKFICENQILIAAVSDGLGSAEYSGDGSKLAVETAIIELEYQLKQHVNNLNNISGNEEQAKTIFTHVLKSVQERLRKRSRELIGNTRSNDRSYYRGKELDCTLLAVAIAKDFIIAIQIGDGMIVSHNFEANDYCILLDSTQDIVCGRTLTVMHPECIVKEVKLYYNKILSEQILENIHIIGANNMNSESSKRISKEIQIYTSNNVPSFICMATDGIEDFAFEGMCNSKYILYQPLFQSIDHLMKDNKQSDCQDFIDREIKSEEWQKCGTDDKTMLIISRPQSN
- a CDS encoding penicillin-binding transpeptidase domain-containing protein, which translates into the protein MQKTPSCKKLNPFYEFNDDSTRTRKNVMSPEVAQALTKAFKNVVQEGTGKNAQISLEVAGKTGTTDENRNVWFIGFIPEKHVVTGIWLGNENQKPLGDSSKLAAKLWANYMGSIYGNKQQAPRTIAPSQT
- a CDS encoding vWA domain-containing protein, coding for MVSTNSSKLNTPKSVYTKKRCPVIFLIDVSGSMLGNKNDSSPPIDRLNKALDTCIRKLRNDNETNDIAEVCIISFSQKISIVRDFTLCEDIETPILTASGTTPKFFEVIEEGINQLQSYLDRIEKEGSYKLCQPMIMFMTDGQPTLADGKNITDMEVLNNSCDEIRNKLQSVKTKNLSKLKPQLHAFSVGQASDNSNYILKRLAGEHNSYFLEGYNFDNLFDWISKSIEMASQGREVPNYN